One stretch of Glandiceps talaboti chromosome 7, keGlaTala1.1, whole genome shotgun sequence DNA includes these proteins:
- the LOC144437471 gene encoding uncharacterized protein LOC144437471: MDNEELVFSLYERDLNEAYQVLLYRLENNTLSDKDKFMVIDCLCQHGLVTLDEVMVEEDSEEHCIEYSTRSDCDVLVTKESQNSPKNTMTCGNCDIISNEQTLSDSEEHCLGSSATGDDNGNYKNERPFVCTDCCKRFCHNYYLKVHMRIHTKERPFVCKECGKSFTQSIHLKVHMRIHTNERPFVCEECGQRFIQNSRLKVHMRIHTNERPFVCKECGKSFAHSGNLKVHMRIHTKERPFVCK; the protein is encoded by the exons ATGGACAATGAAGAGTTGGTATTCAGCCTATATGAACGAGACTTGAATGAAGCATATCAAGTGTTACTTTACCGACTTGAGAATAACACACTCTCTGACAAAG ATAAATTCATGGTAATAGATTGTCTTTGTCAACATGGACTTGTTACATTGGATGAAGTCATGGTTGAAGAAGACTCTGAGGAGcattgtatagagtatagtacAAGAAGTGACTGTGATGTGTTAGTGACCAAAGAGAGCCAGAATTCTCCAAAAAATACAATGACATGTGGAAATTGTGATATTATTAGCAATGAACAGACTCTGTCAGACTCTGAGGAGCATTGTTTAGGGTCCAGTGCTACAGGAGATGACAATGGAAACTATAAAAATGAAAGGccatttgtatgtactgatTGTTGTAAAAGGTTTTGTCATAATTAttatttgaaagtacacatgagaatccatactaAGGAAAGACcgtttgtatgtaaggagtgtggtaaaagttttactcaaagtattcatctgaaagtacacatgagaatccatacaaatgaaagaccatttgtatgtgagGAGTGTGGTCAACGTTTTATTCAAAATAGTCgtctgaaagtacacatgagaatccacacaaacgaaagaccatttgtatgtaaagagtgtggtaaaagttttgcTCACAGTGgtaatttgaaagtacacatgagaatccatacaaaggaaaggccatttgtatgtaagtag